Proteins from a single region of Ananas comosus cultivar F153 linkage group 3, ASM154086v1, whole genome shotgun sequence:
- the LOC109707828 gene encoding eukaryotic translation initiation factor 2 subunit beta-like has protein sequence MLNMAEENTSQMKEEVPELAPFDPTKKKKKKKKKKNVVIQDPADEVDKLAEKTKNLTVTESGEPSFAGMKKKKKKPVETDFLINDENGETREDVTDKQCLSCMKYIVCSLYFVKVVSKIFKMLYKEKILL, from the exons ATGCTCAATATGGCGGAGGAGAACACATCACAGATGAAAGAGGAGGTGCCAGAG CTTGCACCTTTCGACCCtacgaagaaaaagaagaagaagaagaagaagaagaacgtgGTGATTCAGGACCCTGCAGATGAGGTGGATAAGTTGGCTGAGAAGACTAAGAATTTAACAG TTACTGAGTCTGGTGAGCCAAGTTTTGCtgggatgaaaaagaaaaagaagaaacca GTGGAAACTGATTTCCTTATTAATGATGAGAATGGGGAAACTAGAGAGGATGTTACTGATAAGCAGTGTCTGTCATGCATGAAATATATAGTTTGTAGTTTGTACTTTGTAAAGGTGGTTTCGAAGATTTTCAAAATGTTATACAAAGAAAAGATTTtgctataa
- the LOC109707686 gene encoding serine/arginine-rich splicing factor RS31-like isoform X1, giving the protein MRPVFCGNLDYDTRQSELDRLFSRYGRIDRIDMKSGFAFVYFEDERDAEDAIRHLDDTPFGPGRRRLSVEWSKQGERGSRRDGSRSVGNMRPTKTLFVINFDPIRTRVRDIEKHFEPYGKISNVRIRRNFAFVQFETQEEATKALECTNMSKILDRVVSVEYAFRDDDERGDRFDSPRRGGYGRRGDSPYRRSLSPVYRRDRPSPDYGRPRSPAYDRYTGPSYDRSRSPDYGHYRSRSPVRRSRT; this is encoded by the exons ATGAGGCCGGTATTTTGTGGGAATTTGGACTATGATACTCGTCAGTCGGAGCTGGATCGGCTTTTCTCCAGATACGGGAGGATCGATCGCATTGACATGAAATCTG GGTTTGCTTTTGTTTACTTTGAAGATGAACGTGATGCCGAGGATGCCATACGGCATCTTGATGATACACCTTTTGGTCCGGGTAGGAGGAGGCTTTCCGTGGAGTGGTCTAAG CAAGGAGAAAGAGGATCGCGTAGGGATGGCTCAAGATCAGTGGGAAACATGAGGCCGACCAAAACTCTGTTTGTCATTAATTTTGACCCAATCCGTACAAGAGTTCGGGATATTGAAAAACATTTTGAACCTTATGGGAAGATTTCAAATGTCCGAATAAGGAGGAACTTTGCGTTTGTGCAGTTTGAGACCCAAGAGGAAGCCACAAAAGCTCTTGAATGCACTAATATGAG CAAGATATTAGATCGGGTGGTGTCAGTCGAATACGCCTTTAGGGACGACGATGAAAGAGGCGACAGGTTTGACAGCCCAAGAAGAGGCGGCTATGGCAGGCGCGGTGATAGTCCTTATCGCCGGTCTCTTAGTCCAGTGTACCGCAGGGACCGCCCAAGCCCTGATTATGGTCGCCCAAGGAGCCCTGCATACGATCGGTACACTGGGCCCTCCTACGATCGGAGCAGAAGTCCTGACTATGGTCACTATCGAAG CCGGTCTCCGGTCCGAAGATCCAGGACTTAG
- the LOC109707686 gene encoding serine/arginine-rich splicing factor RS31-like isoform X2, translated as MRPVFCGNLDYDTRQSELDRLFSRYGRIDRIDMKSGFAFVYFEDERDAEDAIRHLDDTPFGPGRRRLSVEWSKQGERGSRRDGSRSVGNMRPTKTLFVINFDPIRTRVRDIEKHFEPYGKISNVRIRRNFAFVQFETQEEATKALECTNMSKILDRVVSVEYAFRDDDERGDRFDSPRRGGYGRRGDSPYRRSLSPVYRRDRPSPDYGRPRSPAYDRYTGPSYDRSRSPDYGHYRRNVA; from the exons ATGAGGCCGGTATTTTGTGGGAATTTGGACTATGATACTCGTCAGTCGGAGCTGGATCGGCTTTTCTCCAGATACGGGAGGATCGATCGCATTGACATGAAATCTG GGTTTGCTTTTGTTTACTTTGAAGATGAACGTGATGCCGAGGATGCCATACGGCATCTTGATGATACACCTTTTGGTCCGGGTAGGAGGAGGCTTTCCGTGGAGTGGTCTAAG CAAGGAGAAAGAGGATCGCGTAGGGATGGCTCAAGATCAGTGGGAAACATGAGGCCGACCAAAACTCTGTTTGTCATTAATTTTGACCCAATCCGTACAAGAGTTCGGGATATTGAAAAACATTTTGAACCTTATGGGAAGATTTCAAATGTCCGAATAAGGAGGAACTTTGCGTTTGTGCAGTTTGAGACCCAAGAGGAAGCCACAAAAGCTCTTGAATGCACTAATATGAG CAAGATATTAGATCGGGTGGTGTCAGTCGAATACGCCTTTAGGGACGACGATGAAAGAGGCGACAGGTTTGACAGCCCAAGAAGAGGCGGCTATGGCAGGCGCGGTGATAGTCCTTATCGCCGGTCTCTTAGTCCAGTGTACCGCAGGGACCGCCCAAGCCCTGATTATGGTCGCCCAAGGAGCCCTGCATACGATCGGTACACTGGGCCCTCCTACGATCGGAGCAGAAGTCCTGACTATGGTCACTATCGAAG GAATGTAGCATAG
- the LOC109707458 gene encoding mitochondrial import inner membrane translocase subunit TIM23-2-like produces MADPRIFGGGDDADRREQPGRRLYNPYHDLHVPSRTLYDLPTAPEFLFQEEAVAQRRSWGENLTFYTGVGYLSGAVAGAAVGLRRASAAAEPGDSLKIRVNRVLNSCGQEGRRIGNRVGVIGLLYAGLESGMVAVRDSDDWVNSVVAGLGTGVLFKAANGPRSAAVAGAIGGLMVGAAVAAKQIVKRHVPI; encoded by the coding sequence ATGGCGGATCCGAGGATCTTCGGCGGCGGAGACGACGCCGATCGCAGGGAACAACCCGGGCGGCGTCTCTACAACCCCTACCACGACCTCCACGTCCCGTCCCGGACGCTCTACGACCTCCCCACCGCCCCGGAGTTCCTCTTCCAGGAGGAGGCCGTCGCCCAGCGCCGCTCCTGGGGCGAGAACCTCACCTTCTACACCGGCGTCGGCTACCTctccggcgccgtcgccggcgccgccgtCGGCCTCCGCCGCGCTTCCGCCGCGGCCGAGCCCGGCGACTCCCTCAAGATCCGGGTCAACCGCGTTCTCAACTCCTGCGGCCAGGAAGGGCGCCGGATCGGGAACCGGGTCGGCGTGATCGGCCTCCTCTACGCCGGTCTCGAGAGCGGCATGGTGGCGGTGAGGGACAGCGACGATTGGGTCAATAGTGTCGTCGCGGGGCTCGGCACGGGGGTTCTCTTTAAGGCCGCCAACGGGCCGCGGTCGGCCGCTGTGGCCGGGGCGATCGGAGGGCTCATGGTTGGGGCTGCGGTCGCGGCGAAGCAGATCGTGAAGAGGCATGTGCCCATTTGA
- the LOC109708120 gene encoding uncharacterized protein LOC109708120 — MALARQSWASAMMAGLRRSMSTQNSASPRAPSPSKSPSRTMASASSAVIPSNPSTSRALRRRLSAVITPRPSSASTRNPARSSCMNSSASSRSAITAIRRKKRYREKNGVLPELHDDAADRVGAERAQTADFLPCLPLRLHLRKQVDQETAVGEEGDGADFQRRFRHEICSQNFSNVSEMPSWRSVFQTDANPICR, encoded by the exons ATGGCCTTGGCGAGGCAGTCGTGGGCGTCGGCCATGATGGCGGGGCTGAGGCGCAGCATGAGCACGCAGAACTCGGCCTCCCCGAGGGCGCCGTCGCCGTCCAAGTCGCCTTCCCGCACCAtggcctccgcctcctccgccgtcaTCCCCTCCAATCCCAGCACCTCCCGGGCCCTCCGCCGCAGGCTCTCCGCCGTTATCACCCCCCGCCCCTCCTCCGCCAGCACCCGGAACCCCGCCCGCAGCTCCTGCATGAACTCCTCCGCGTCCAGCCGCTCCGCCATCACCGCCATCAG gaggaagaagagataCAGGGAAAAAAATGGAGTTCTGCCCGAGTTGCACGATGATGCTGCAGATCGAGTCGGCGCGGAGCGGGCGCAGACTGCGGACTTTCTGCCCTGCCTGCCCTTACGTCTGCACCTTCGAAAACAAG TTGATCAAGAAACAGCGGTTGGTGAGGAAGGAGATGGAGCCGATTTTCAGCGGCGATTCCGCCATGAAATATGCTCCCAAAACTTCAG CAACGTGTCCGAGATGCCATCATGGAGAAGCGTATTTCAGACAGATGCAAATCCGATCTGCCGATGA
- the LOC109707457 gene encoding molybdate-anion transporter-like, which translates to MEVFYYVVFGGLAMVVALLELSKTSKDRVSTSSAFNSFKNNYLVVYSLMMAGDWLQGPYVYYLYSQYGFDKGDIGRLFIAGFGSSMLFGTIVGSLADKQGRKRACVTYCISYILSCITKHSPEYKVLMVGRILGGIATSLLFSAFESWLVAEHNKRGFDPQWLSLTFSKAIFLGNGLVAIVAGLFANLLADNLGFGPVAPFDAAACFLAIGMAIILSSWTENYGDPSENKDLLAQFKVAASAIASDEKIALLGAIQSLFEGSMYTFVFLWTPALSPNDEEIPHGFIFATFMLSSMLGSSIASRLLARQSLKVEGYMQIVFAISAFTLLLPVLTSILVAPSTVKGGGISLGGCIQLIGFCTFEACVGVFWPSIMKMRSQYIPEEARSTIMNFFRIPLNIFVCVVLYNVDAFPITIMFGMCSIFLFMASILQRRLMAVADSHKSKPQDWSALKERDGEEEPLNA; encoded by the exons ATGGAGGTGTTCTACTACGTGGTGTTCGGGGGGTTGGCGATGGTGGTGGCGCTGCTGGAGCTGAGCAAGACGAGCAAGGATCGCGTCTCCACCTCCTCAGCCTTCAACTCCTTCAAGAACAACTACCTCGTCGTCTACTCCCTCATGATGG CTGGTGATTGGTTGCAGGGTCCTTATGTCTACTACCTCTATAGCCAATACGGATTCGATAAGGGCGATATCGGGCGCCTCTTCATCGCTGGATTCGGATCGTCCATGCTGTTTGGGACAATTGTTGGATCTCTTGCTGACAAACA AGGTCGGAAGAGAGCCTGCGTTACGTATTGCATTAGTTACATCCTTAGCTGTATCACGAAGCATTCGCCGGAGTACAAGGTTTTGATGGTGGGGAGAATATTGGGAGGAATTGCAACTTCCTTGCTCTTTTCAGCCTTTGAGTCATGGCTTGTTGCCGAACATAATAAG AGAGGTTTTGATCCACAGTGGCTGTCTCTGACTTTCTCGAAGGCTATATTTCTTGGCAACGGTCTTGTCGCGATCGTCGCTGGTTTGTTTGCAAATCTATTGGCTGATAACCTGGGATTCGGCCCAGTGGCTCCATTTGATGCCGCGGCATGTTTCCTAGCCATAGGCATGGccatcattttatcatcatggACTGAAAATTATGGAGATCCTTCTGAGAACAAGGACTTACTGGCTCAGTTCAAGGTTGCTGCCTCAGCCATTGCATCAG ATGAGAAAATTGCTCTGCTCGGTGCAATACAGTCGCTTTTCGAAGGCTCCATGTACACCTTTGTTTTCTTGTGGACCCCAGCTCTGAGCCCAAATGACGAAGAGATTCCTCATGGCTTTATATTCGCTACTTTCATGTTGTCTTCCATGCTGGGGAGCTCCATTGCATCTCGGTTATTGGCACGTCAAAGCCTTAAAGTTGAAGGCTATATGCAGATTGTTTTTGCAATCTCTGCTTTCACTCTCCTCCTCCCAGTTCTTACCAGT ATTCTAGTTGCGCCATCTACGGTGAAAGGTGGTGGGATATCACTTGGTGGCTGCATCCAGCTTATTGGTTTCTGTACATTTGAGGCATGTGTAGGGGTATTCTGGCCTTCGATTATGAAGATGAGATCCCAGTACATTCCTGAGGAAGCTAGGAGCACTATCATGAACTTCTTCCGCATACCCTTGAACATATTTGTCTGTGTCGTGCTTTACAAT GTGGACGCATTTCCTATAACTATCATGTTCGGCATGTGTTCTATTTTCCTTTTCATGGCATCAATATTGCAGAGGCGGCTGATGGCGGTCGCTGACAGCCACAAGTCAA AGCCGCAAGATTGGAGTGCTTTGAAGGAAAGGGATGGTGAGGAGGAGCCATTGAATGCCTAA
- the LOC109708141 gene encoding calcium-transporting ATPase, endoplasmic reticulum-type — MEEKPFPAWSWSVEQCLKEFGVKLERGLSSYEAETRREVYGWNELKKEKGKPLWSLVFEQFDDVLVKILLVAAFISFTLAYIQESESVHTGLEVYVEPFVIVLILVLNAVVGVWQESNAEKALEALKEMQCEYAKVRRDGFYVPELPARELVPGDIVELRVGDWVPADMRVAALKTSTLRVEQSSLTGESMPVIKGTSPVFTDDCELQAKECMLFSGTTIVNGSCICIVTSIGMSTEIGKIQTQIQEASMEEHDTPLKKKLDEFGGRLTTIIGVICLTVWVINYKNFLTWDNNGSFWNFRFSFEKCTYYFKIAVALAVAAIPEGLPAVITTCLALGTRKMAKKNAIMRKLPSVETLGCTTVICSDKTGTLTTNQMSVNEFFTLGGEMNTCRAFHVEGTTYNPKDGGITGWSYSNMEGSLQTLAQICALCNDAGIYCNEFLFRASGLPTEAALKVLVEKMGVPDAKARSRIRDGLLTADYFLDRSTVKLGCCDWWTKRSSRVATLEFDRVRKSMSVIVREPTGNNRLLVKGAVETVLDRCSYVQLADESIALLDEPCRQLILSRFTEMSSKGLRCLGFAFKDDLGEFSDYYADTHPAHTKLLDPANYPEIESELTFVGVVGLRDPPRDEVQKAIEDCRGAGIKVVVITGDNKSTAEAICKEIRLFPLMTSLKDGSFTGKEFTSLPFSRQIEILSKPGGVVFSRAEPRHKQDIVRLLKEMGEIVAMTGDGVNDAPALKLADIGIAMGITGTEVAKQAADMVLADDNFSTIVSAVAEGRAIYNNMKSFIRYMISSNVGEVISIFLTAALGIPECLIPVQLLWVNLVTDGPPATALGFNPPDIDIMHKPPRKSSDALINSWVLFRYLVIGSYVGAATVGVFILWYTQPSFMGINLTTDGHTLISLAELRTWGECPTWADFSPEPFLAGDRVISFTEPCDYFTVGKVKATTLSLSVLVAIEMFNSLNALSEDNSLLWMPPWQNPWLLLAMLVSFGLHLLILYVPFLASVFGIVPLSLNEWLLVILVSAPVVLIDEALKYFGRRQRWAMEKYKTE, encoded by the exons ATGGAAGAGAAGCCGTTCCCTGCGTGGTCGTGGTCCGTCGAGCAGTGCTTGAAAGAATTCGGTGTAAAATTGGAGAGGGGATTGAGCTCCTATGAAGCTGAGACGCGGAGAGAGGTTTACGGGTGGAATGAGCTCAAGAAAGAGAAGGGCAAGCCCTTGTGGTCCCTCGTCTTCGAGCAATTCGACGATGTCCTCGTCAAGATCCTACTCGTCGCGGCTTTTATCTCCTTTACCCTAGCTTACATCCAGGAAAGTGAGTCCGTTCACACGGGGCTTGAGGTTTATGTGGAGCCCTTTGTTATCGTTTTGATCCTCGTTCTTAATGCCGTCGTCGGAGTTTGGCAGGAAAGTAATGCTGAGAAGGCCCTCGAAGCGTTGAAGGAGATGCAGTGCGAGTATGCAAAGGTTCGAAGAGACGGCTTTTATGTGCCGGAGTTACCGGCGCGTGAATTGGTCCCTGGAGATATTGTGGAATTGAGGGTCGGAGATTGGGTTCCTGCCGATATGAGAGTCGCGGCGTTAAAGACTTCGACTTTGAGGGTGGAGCAAAGCTCGTTAACAGGAGAGAGCATGCCCGTTATCAAAGGAACCAGCCCCGTGTTCACGGACGACTGCGAATTGCAGGCGAAGGAGTGCATGCTGTTTTCTGGAACGACAATTGTTAACGgaagctgcatttgtatagtaaCTAGCATTGGTATGAGCACGGAAATCGGCAAAATTCAAACTCAGATTCAGGAGGCTTCGATGGAAGAGCACGACACTCCTTTGAAGAAGAAGTTGGACGAATTTGGTGGGAGGTTAACCACCATAATTGGGGTGATTTGCCTTACAGTATGGGTTATTAACTACAAGAATTTCCTCACTTGGGACAATAACGGATCCTTTTGGAACTTCAGGTTTTCTTTCGAGAAATGCACTTACTACTTTAAAATAGCAGTCGCGCTTGCAGTGGCGGCCATTCCCGAAGGCCTGCCTGCAGTAATTACCACTTGTTTGGCTTTGGGCACGAGGAAAATGGCGAAGAAGAATGCGATTATGAGGAAGCTTCCGAGTGTTGAGACGTTGGGATGTACGACTGTGATTTGCTCGGATAAGACTGGCACGCTAACTACGAATCAGATGTCCGTGAATGAATTTTTCACCCTTGGAGGGGAGATGAATACTTGTCGAGCTTTTCATGTGGAGGGCACGACATACAATCCCAAAGATGGCGGAATTACTGGTTGGAGCTACAGTAATATGGAGGGGAGTTTGCAGACTTTAGCACAGATTTGTGCGCTGTGCAATGATGCCGGGATTTATTGCAATGAGTTTCTGTTCCGGGCTTCTGGGTTGCCCACAGAGGCAGCTCTTAAG GTACTAGTTGAGAAGATGGGGGTTCCAGATGCAAAGGCCAGGAGTAGAATACGTGATGGACTTCTTACTGCTGATTATTTTCTGGATCGCTCGACAGTCAAGTTAG GCTGTTGTGACTGGTGGACAAAGAGATCAAGTAGGGTTGCCACGCTGGAGTTTGACCGAGTTCGTAAATCTATGAGTGTTATTGTCCGTGAACCAACTGGAAATAACCGCCTTCTTGTAAAG GGAGCTGTTGAAACTGTTCTGGACAGGTGCTCATATGTGCAGCTTGCAGATGAATCAATTGCTCTGTTGGATGAGCCATGTAGACAGCTAATTTTGTCGAGATTCACTGAAATGAGTTCAAAAGGTTTGCGATGCTTAGGATTTGCATTCAAAGATGACTTGGGAGAATTTTCAGACTACTATGCAGATACTCATCCTGCTCACACGAAGCTGCTCGATCCAGCTAACTACCCTGAAATCGAAAGTGAACTTACTTTTGTTGGAGTTGTTGGTCTAAGG GATCCTCCTCGCGATGAAGTGCAAAAAGCAATTGAAGATTGTAGAGGTGCTGGAATAAAAGTAGTAGTTATAACCGGTGACAACAAGTCCACAGCAGAGGCAATATGCAAGGAAATTCGGTTATTTCCTTTAATGACCAGCCTCAAAGATGGAAGCTTTACTGGTAAAGAATTCACTAGTCTTCCATTTTCTCGGCAAATTGAGATCTTATCAAAACCTGGTGGTGTGGTTTTCTCTCGTGCTGAGCCAAGGCATAAGCAAGATATAGTGCGGCTGCTGAAGGAAATGGGAGAGATTGTTGCCATGACTGGAGATGGTGTTAACGATGCACCTGCACTAAAACTTGCTGACATAGGAATTGCTATGGGTATAACTGGAACTGAG GTTGCAAAGCAGGCTGCTGATATGGTACTAGCTGACGATAACTTTAGCACGATTGTCTCAGCTGTTGCAGAGGGCCGAGCCATTTACAATAACATGAAATCTTTTATTAG GTATATGATATCATCAAATGTGGGAGAAGTAATTTCGATTTTTCTAACAGCTGCACTTGGTATACCTGAATGCCTAATTCCAGTTCAACTCCTTTGGGTCAATCTGGTGACTGATGGTCCCCCAGCAACAGCCCTCGGATTTAACCCTCCCGACATTGATATCATGCACAAACCACCCCGCAAGAGCAGCGATGCCCTCATCAACTCTTGGGTTCTCTTTCGATATCTG GTGATCGGCTCATATGTAGGAGCGGCAACTGTTGGTGTCTTCATTTTGTGGTACACTCAGCCCTCCTTTATGGGCATCAATTTAACGACCGATGGCCACACGCTCATCTCACTTGCGGAGCTCCGCACATGGGGAGAATGCCCTACATGGGCTGATTTCTCGCCTGAGCCATTTTTAGCCGGCGACCGTGTTATATCTTTCACCGAACCCTGCGACTATTTCACTGTGGGGAAAGTTAAAGCAACCACTTTATCTCTCTCTGTATTAGTAGCCATTGAAATGTTCAATTCTCTCAATGCTCTTTCCGAAGACAACAGCTTACTTTGGATGCCTCCCTGGCAGAACCCTTGGCTTCTTTTGGCAATGCTGGTTTCTTTCGGCCTTCATCTTCTTATCCTTTATGTACCATTTTTAGCCAGCGTTTTTGGAATTGTGCCGTTAAGTTTGAATGAATGGCTTTTGGTTATCTTGGTTTCTGCACCGGTGGTGCTTATCGACGAGGCGCTCAAGTACTTTGGTAGGCGGCAACGGTGGGCAATGGAGAAATACAAAACAGAATAG
- the LOC109707686 gene encoding serine/arginine-rich splicing factor RS31-like isoform X3: MHAGFAFVYFEDERDAEDAIRHLDDTPFGPGRRRLSVEWSKQGERGSRRDGSRSVGNMRPTKTLFVINFDPIRTRVRDIEKHFEPYGKISNVRIRRNFAFVQFETQEEATKALECTNMSKILDRVVSVEYAFRDDDERGDRFDSPRRGGYGRRGDSPYRRSLSPVYRRDRPSPDYGRPRSPAYDRYTGPSYDRSRSPDYGHYRSRSPVRRSRT; this comes from the exons ATGCATGCAG GGTTTGCTTTTGTTTACTTTGAAGATGAACGTGATGCCGAGGATGCCATACGGCATCTTGATGATACACCTTTTGGTCCGGGTAGGAGGAGGCTTTCCGTGGAGTGGTCTAAG CAAGGAGAAAGAGGATCGCGTAGGGATGGCTCAAGATCAGTGGGAAACATGAGGCCGACCAAAACTCTGTTTGTCATTAATTTTGACCCAATCCGTACAAGAGTTCGGGATATTGAAAAACATTTTGAACCTTATGGGAAGATTTCAAATGTCCGAATAAGGAGGAACTTTGCGTTTGTGCAGTTTGAGACCCAAGAGGAAGCCACAAAAGCTCTTGAATGCACTAATATGAG CAAGATATTAGATCGGGTGGTGTCAGTCGAATACGCCTTTAGGGACGACGATGAAAGAGGCGACAGGTTTGACAGCCCAAGAAGAGGCGGCTATGGCAGGCGCGGTGATAGTCCTTATCGCCGGTCTCTTAGTCCAGTGTACCGCAGGGACCGCCCAAGCCCTGATTATGGTCGCCCAAGGAGCCCTGCATACGATCGGTACACTGGGCCCTCCTACGATCGGAGCAGAAGTCCTGACTATGGTCACTATCGAAG CCGGTCTCCGGTCCGAAGATCCAGGACTTAG